One genomic window of Streptomyces spiramyceticus includes the following:
- a CDS encoding ATP-binding protein: MAPGNTLAPRLMDRCQGTDIRRYGFDLPARAECVAAARRLTRDQLTRWGVDDDACDTAVLVVSELFTNALLHTASEHIVCELRDSDGRLRVAVKDQGLRPTGPQLRQAAEEEHGRGLQLVDAMSSFWGTRDAEDGPGRVVWAELPC, encoded by the coding sequence GTGGCACCAGGCAATACGCTCGCCCCCCGGCTCATGGACCGGTGCCAGGGGACGGACATACGGCGGTACGGCTTCGATTTGCCTGCACGAGCCGAATGTGTCGCCGCCGCCCGGCGCCTGACGAGAGATCAGCTGACCCGGTGGGGCGTCGACGACGACGCCTGTGACACGGCGGTACTGGTCGTCTCCGAGCTGTTCACCAATGCCCTGCTGCACACCGCGAGCGAGCACATCGTGTGCGAACTGCGCGACAGCGACGGGCGGTTGCGTGTCGCGGTGAAGGATCAGGGGCTGCGTCCGACCGGACCGCAACTGCGCCAGGCCGCCGAGGAGGAGCACGGGCGCGGGCTCCAGCTCGTCGACGCCATGAGCAGCTTCTGGGGAACGCGCGACGCCGAGGACGGGCCCGGTCGCGTCGTCTGGGCGGAGCTTCCTTGCTGA
- a CDS encoding M64 family metallopeptidase, whose amino-acid sequence MRLRNRPALLAVAGALIAACAVGTTPSLSAAAAPRPVTADARVVPLQQTGPADKRFNLVLLGDGYTADEMPGFRADVDKHLNVLWSMEPFASYRSYINVWAVELPSAESGVDCDPGLDAPRRDTPLNMGFWGGCNPAGVQRLLSIDSAAAAALADLIPGSQSTNRQIVGLANSDTYGGAGGTFATASGGNALSSLITPHEIGHSLGKLQDEYDYYARGVPGGTYQGGEPASAHHTLLTEAEMRDKQRKWWRWLGERSDSGGRIGRHEGGMYQTKGVWRPSKHSMMKTLGYAFDQVEREIMTQAISAKVNLVQGHAPNATAIGDDRSVWVDTLHPVGGELDTVWRLDGRRVEGNSGARSLDLRRLDLDSGRRHTLTATVTDPTPFVRDPKIRESQALTRTVTWTVDPSLTTEPSFPAPEFTTHTDTGAPVGAESVVYADTSHSTGPAPKVHWTLDGRPVLNPGNDRDLDLGALRVSAGSRHTLSARIAGTDRTLTWTVDATPAKAAYELSDPLSTVRRPGEPVEYVYDGPFTMKLTARDDQKGYVVSQFRVDGDGWYTYFGWPTDADAPFRFTPSGTVIDDLVYGKLGTPRVVPWDDATPEYGTHTVEYRTIDSAGNASAGKRFLVTLVRSGSGD is encoded by the coding sequence ATGAGACTTCGCAACAGACCCGCGCTTCTCGCCGTGGCGGGCGCCCTGATCGCCGCCTGCGCCGTGGGCACCACACCGTCCCTGTCTGCGGCGGCGGCGCCGCGTCCGGTGACGGCGGACGCGAGGGTGGTGCCGTTGCAGCAGACGGGGCCTGCCGACAAGCGCTTCAATCTCGTCCTCCTCGGTGACGGCTACACCGCCGACGAGATGCCGGGCTTCCGCGCCGACGTCGACAAGCACCTCAATGTGCTGTGGAGCATGGAGCCGTTCGCCTCCTACCGCTCGTACATCAACGTCTGGGCAGTGGAGCTGCCCTCCGCCGAGTCCGGTGTCGACTGCGATCCCGGTCTTGACGCGCCCCGCCGCGACACCCCCCTGAACATGGGCTTCTGGGGCGGCTGCAACCCGGCCGGGGTTCAGCGGCTGCTCTCCATCGACTCGGCGGCAGCCGCCGCGCTGGCCGACCTGATCCCCGGTTCGCAGAGCACCAACCGGCAGATCGTCGGCCTCGCCAACAGCGATACGTACGGCGGCGCGGGCGGCACCTTCGCCACCGCGTCGGGCGGCAACGCACTCTCCTCGCTCATCACACCGCACGAGATCGGCCATTCCCTGGGCAAGCTCCAGGACGAGTACGACTACTACGCACGCGGCGTCCCCGGCGGCACCTACCAGGGCGGCGAACCGGCCTCCGCCCATCACACGCTCCTCACCGAGGCGGAGATGCGCGACAAGCAGCGGAAGTGGTGGCGCTGGCTGGGCGAGCGGAGCGATTCCGGCGGGCGCATCGGACGGCACGAGGGCGGCATGTACCAGACGAAGGGGGTCTGGCGGCCGAGCAAGCACTCAATGATGAAGACCCTCGGATACGCCTTCGACCAGGTCGAGCGCGAGATCATGACCCAGGCCATCTCGGCCAAGGTGAACCTCGTGCAGGGGCACGCGCCGAACGCCACGGCCATCGGCGACGACCGGAGCGTGTGGGTCGACACGCTTCACCCGGTCGGCGGTGAACTCGACACCGTCTGGCGGCTGGACGGCCGCCGCGTCGAGGGCAATTCGGGCGCGCGCAGCCTCGACCTGCGGCGGCTCGACCTCGACAGTGGGCGTCGTCATACGCTCACCGCGACGGTCACCGACCCGACTCCCTTCGTACGTGATCCGAAGATCCGCGAGTCACAGGCACTGACCCGCACCGTCACGTGGACCGTGGACCCGTCCCTGACGACTGAACCGTCCTTCCCCGCCCCGGAGTTCACCACCCACACCGACACCGGTGCTCCCGTAGGCGCCGAGTCCGTGGTGTACGCCGACACTTCGCACTCCACGGGCCCGGCCCCGAAGGTGCACTGGACACTGGACGGGCGGCCGGTGCTGAACCCCGGCAACGACCGCGACCTCGACCTCGGCGCGCTGCGGGTGAGCGCGGGCAGCCGCCACACCCTGAGCGCCCGCATCGCCGGTACGGACCGCACGCTGACCTGGACGGTCGACGCCACGCCCGCAAAGGCGGCGTACGAACTGTCGGACCCGCTGAGCACGGTGCGGCGGCCCGGCGAGCCGGTGGAGTACGTCTACGACGGTCCGTTCACGATGAAGCTCACCGCTCGCGACGACCAGAAGGGGTACGTCGTCTCGCAGTTCAGGGTCGACGGCGACGGCTGGTACACCTACTTCGGCTGGCCGACCGACGCCGACGCCCCGTTCCGCTTCACCCCGAGCGGCACCGTCATCGACGACCTCGTCTACGGCAAGCTCGGCACGCCGCGCGTGGTGCCGTGGGACGACGCGACACCGGAGTACGGCACGCACACGGTCGAGTACCGGACGATCGACTCGGCGGGCAATGCGAGCGCGGGGAAGAGGTTCCTGGTGACGCTGGTGCGGTCGGGGAGCGGGGATTAG
- a CDS encoding MFS transporter produces the protein MAAAPAPVQTQPSRSRRALVAGSVGNFIEWYEFGVYGYFATIIASHFFTPEGGSDVEGLVKTYASFALAFFFRPIGAAVFGRLGDRIGRRPTLILVVCLMTGATALIGVLPTYATIGAAAPWLLTLLRVLQGLSAGGEFGGAVSIMTEFAPPGRRGRYGAWQSFTVALGLLGGAGAAALLATVLTESQLNGWGWRLPFLLTLPLGLVALWLRLRLDETPAFTRETREKHEPVRPPVGETVRAVALGAGRVMGWSASGYTFLVVLPSYLQSTLNATFQEALVATVLANLGFAASILPAGIVSDRIGRRKVMLAGAVLVVALALPLLNLVQDPDVSTYAKGAALFGAGAAVGLMAGPGPAMLAEMFPTTVRYTGLGLSYSLSNAVFSGCAGLIITEVIKRTGNVDIPAYYAAATCAVSVIALLTLRGDDHKRALR, from the coding sequence ATGGCCGCCGCACCCGCCCCTGTGCAGACCCAGCCGTCACGATCGCGTCGAGCGCTGGTGGCGGGATCCGTAGGCAACTTCATCGAGTGGTACGAATTCGGCGTCTACGGCTACTTCGCCACCATCATCGCGTCGCACTTCTTCACCCCCGAGGGCGGCAGCGACGTCGAGGGACTCGTCAAGACGTACGCGTCCTTCGCCCTGGCGTTCTTCTTCCGCCCCATCGGGGCCGCGGTCTTCGGCCGACTGGGTGACCGTATCGGGCGGCGGCCCACCCTGATCCTGGTGGTCTGCCTGATGACCGGCGCGACGGCGCTGATCGGTGTCCTGCCCACGTACGCCACGATCGGTGCGGCCGCGCCCTGGCTGCTCACGTTGCTGCGGGTTCTGCAGGGCCTCTCGGCGGGCGGGGAGTTCGGCGGCGCGGTGTCGATCATGACGGAGTTCGCCCCGCCGGGACGGCGCGGCCGGTACGGGGCCTGGCAGTCGTTCACGGTGGCGCTCGGGCTGCTCGGGGGCGCGGGGGCGGCGGCGCTGCTCGCGACCGTACTGACCGAGTCTCAGCTGAACGGGTGGGGATGGCGGCTGCCGTTCCTGCTGACCCTGCCGCTCGGACTGGTCGCGCTCTGGCTTCGGCTGCGCCTGGACGAGACACCCGCCTTCACGCGTGAGACGCGCGAGAAGCACGAGCCGGTGCGGCCACCCGTCGGCGAGACGGTCAGGGCCGTCGCGCTGGGCGCCGGGCGCGTCATGGGCTGGTCCGCGTCCGGGTACACCTTCCTGGTCGTCCTCCCCTCGTACCTCCAGAGCACCCTGAACGCCACATTCCAGGAGGCACTCGTCGCCACCGTCCTGGCCAACCTGGGCTTCGCGGCCTCGATCCTGCCCGCAGGCATCGTCAGTGACCGCATCGGGCGGCGGAAGGTGATGCTGGCCGGTGCGGTCCTGGTCGTCGCGCTCGCGCTGCCGCTGCTGAACCTGGTGCAGGACCCGGACGTGTCGACGTACGCCAAGGGGGCGGCGCTGTTCGGTGCGGGGGCGGCTGTCGGGCTGATGGCGGGGCCGGGTCCCGCGATGCTGGCCGAGATGTTCCCGACGACCGTCCGCTATACGGGACTGGGCCTTTCGTACTCGCTCTCCAACGCCGTCTTCTCGGGCTGCGCGGGGCTCATCATCACCGAAGTGATCAAGCGGACGGGCAACGTCGACATCCCGGCGTACTACGCGGCGGCGACCTGCGCGGTCAGCGTGATCGCCCTGCTCACGCTGCGCGGCGACGACCACAAGAGGGCGCTGCGATGA
- a CDS encoding VWA domain-containing protein has product MITRKRLAAGAFGLLVALSAGLVPAGTATAADEPGAQESPKVELVLDVSGSMRAKDIDGQSRMAAAKQAFNEVLDAVPAEVQLGIRTLGANYPGDDRKTGCKDTKQLYPVGPLDRTEAKTAVATLAPTGWTPIGPALLGAADDLEGGGSRRIVLITDGEDTCGPLDPCEVAREIAAKGTQLVVDTLGLVPNAKIRQQLTCIAEATGGTYTAVQHKDELSERVSQLVDRAAEPVVNPVATEGAAACAGAPLLKAGLYADREKFSEHRWYRVDVLPGQELRASVSIGADRAVDRDYGVLLRAVTERGREIVRGSEAGDGRTDVISTGLRYPKAPLDDDLDGEVKPAAESVCLQVSNSFSALASVKTTPGLPVELTIDLVDGPDASSDVASFGLGRGWWLLGVLALTGLVAGLLWGWISRWRFAVWRTN; this is encoded by the coding sequence ATGATCACAAGAAAACGGCTGGCGGCCGGGGCATTCGGCCTGCTCGTCGCCCTGTCCGCCGGGCTCGTCCCGGCCGGCACAGCCACTGCCGCCGACGAACCGGGCGCACAAGAGTCCCCCAAGGTCGAGCTGGTGCTCGACGTCAGCGGTTCGATGCGGGCCAAGGACATCGACGGCCAGTCCCGGATGGCTGCCGCCAAGCAGGCGTTCAACGAGGTGCTCGACGCGGTTCCCGCCGAAGTGCAGCTCGGCATACGCACGCTCGGCGCCAACTATCCGGGTGACGACAGGAAGACCGGCTGCAAGGACACCAAGCAGCTGTATCCGGTCGGCCCGTTGGACAGGACCGAGGCGAAGACCGCCGTCGCGACGCTCGCGCCCACCGGCTGGACGCCGATCGGGCCCGCCCTCCTCGGGGCGGCCGACGATCTGGAGGGCGGCGGCTCCCGCCGGATCGTGCTCATCACGGACGGCGAGGACACCTGCGGCCCGCTCGACCCGTGCGAGGTCGCGCGCGAGATCGCCGCGAAGGGCACGCAGCTGGTCGTGGACACGCTCGGGCTGGTCCCGAACGCGAAGATCCGCCAGCAGCTGACCTGCATCGCGGAGGCCACCGGCGGTACGTACACCGCCGTGCAGCACAAGGACGAACTGTCCGAGCGCGTCAGCCAGTTGGTGGACCGCGCCGCCGAACCCGTCGTCAATCCGGTGGCGACCGAGGGCGCGGCCGCGTGCGCGGGCGCGCCGCTGCTCAAGGCGGGCCTCTACGCCGACCGCGAGAAGTTCTCCGAGCACCGCTGGTACCGGGTCGACGTCCTGCCCGGGCAGGAACTGCGGGCCTCGGTCAGCATCGGCGCCGACCGTGCGGTCGACCGTGACTACGGCGTACTGCTGCGGGCGGTCACCGAGCGCGGGCGGGAGATCGTGCGCGGTTCGGAGGCCGGTGACGGCCGTACGGATGTGATCTCGACCGGACTGCGCTATCCGAAGGCTCCGCTCGACGACGACTTGGACGGGGAGGTCAAGCCGGCCGCGGAGAGCGTATGCCTCCAGGTCAGCAACTCCTTCTCCGCTCTCGCCTCGGTGAAGACCACCCCCGGCCTGCCGGTCGAGCTCACCATCGACCTGGTGGACGGACCTGACGCCTCGTCGGACGTGGCGTCGTTCGGTCTCGGGCGGGGCTGGTGGCTGCTCGGCGTGCTGGCGCTGACCGGTCTGGTCGCCGGTCTGCTGTGGGGCTGGATCTCACGCTGGCGCTTTGCGGTCTGGAGGACCAACTGA
- a CDS encoding anhydro-N-acetylmuramic acid kinase, which translates to MRVIGLMSGTSYDAIDAAVADLTLEGDTLVLTPLGMVSTVYADDLRAELRAAMPPAATTMAAVCRLDTRIGQAFAEAAVLADRELCEGRADLIASHGQTVYHWAEDGRVHGTLQIGEPAWIAEATGRPVVSGFRPRDVAAGGQGAPLVSMVDVMWLRGRTGVPVALNLGGIANITVVDGGSGGGGPLAFDTGPANALIDAAVQSYAGGGTAAYSGASIDTDGALAARGTVHQPLLRRLLDEPYYAKPAPKTTGKELFNLPYLRAALAGFGPLPAEDVVATLTRLTARTVAEAVRPFGTTEVIASGGGTRNPVLMAQLREELGGVRLLTSDELGLPSAAKEAYAFAVLGWLTAHGLPGTEPSCSGARHPSVLGSVTPGGRGLRLPEPATTVPIELTINPRLFTAG; encoded by the coding sequence ATGAGGGTGATCGGGCTGATGTCGGGCACGTCGTACGACGCGATCGACGCGGCCGTCGCCGACCTGACGCTCGAAGGGGACACCCTGGTACTGACCCCGCTGGGGATGGTCAGCACGGTGTACGCCGACGATCTGCGGGCGGAGCTGCGCGCGGCGATGCCGCCCGCGGCGACCACCATGGCGGCGGTGTGCAGACTCGACACGCGTATCGGACAGGCCTTCGCGGAGGCCGCGGTCCTGGCCGATCGGGAACTGTGCGAGGGCCGGGCGGACTTGATCGCGTCGCACGGTCAGACCGTCTACCACTGGGCCGAGGACGGCCGCGTGCACGGCACGCTCCAGATCGGCGAGCCCGCCTGGATCGCCGAGGCGACGGGCCGCCCCGTCGTGTCCGGATTCCGGCCCCGCGATGTCGCCGCCGGGGGCCAGGGCGCACCTCTGGTGAGCATGGTCGACGTCATGTGGCTGCGGGGGCGGACGGGCGTCCCGGTGGCATTGAATCTGGGCGGCATCGCCAATATCACGGTGGTGGACGGAGGTTCTGGTGGCGGTGGTCCGCTCGCCTTCGACACCGGGCCCGCCAATGCGCTGATCGACGCGGCGGTCCAGAGCTACGCGGGCGGCGGGACGGCAGCGTACTCCGGCGCCTCCATCGACACGGACGGCGCCCTCGCCGCGCGCGGCACCGTCCACCAGCCGCTGCTGCGACGGCTTCTGGACGAGCCGTACTACGCGAAGCCCGCACCGAAGACGACGGGCAAGGAACTGTTCAACCTGCCGTACCTGCGCGCCGCGCTGGCCGGCTTCGGGCCGCTGCCGGCCGAGGACGTCGTGGCTACCCTCACCCGGCTCACGGCCAGGACTGTCGCCGAAGCGGTGCGGCCGTTCGGGACGACCGAAGTGATCGCCTCGGGCGGCGGCACCCGCAACCCGGTCCTGATGGCGCAGCTGCGCGAGGAGCTCGGCGGCGTACGGCTGCTGACGTCGGACGAGCTCGGGCTGCCGTCGGCCGCCAAGGAGGCGTACGCCTTCGCGGTCCTGGGCTGGCTGACCGCGCACGGCCTGCCGGGCACGGAGCCTTCGTGCTCCGGCGCCCGCCACCCGAGCGTCCTCGGCTCGGTGACTCCGGGCGGTCGCGGCCTGCGCCTGCCGGAACCGGCCACGACCGTCCCGATCGAGCTGACGATCAACCCCCGCCTCTTTACGGCAGGTTGA
- a CDS encoding helix-turn-helix domain-containing protein yields the protein MTQGSSHALHRVVVIVDENSNPFELSCATEVFGLRRTSELGRELYDFTLCAPEPRTLMRDGLFTLSGVAGLEAADTADTLIVPNRPDTHVPRRPAVLDAVRRAHARGARLVGFCSGAFTLAEAGVLDGRRATAHWRWADSFRARFPAVRLEPDVLFVDDGDILTAAGSAAALDLGLHLVRRDHGAEAAAAVSRRLVFAVHRDGGQRQFIEQPLPAARDTSLGPLLDWARERLGTPLTVTGMAAQAAVSPATLHRRFRAQLGTTPLAWLTAERVVLACRLMERGEPAIESVARASGLGTAANLRAQFRRRTGLTPSAYRERFGPSAPSAPSAPSEPSEADERSASRA from the coding sequence ATGACGCAAGGATCCTCGCACGCGCTCCATCGGGTCGTCGTCATCGTCGACGAGAACTCGAACCCCTTCGAGCTCAGCTGCGCCACCGAAGTGTTCGGACTGCGGCGCACATCCGAACTCGGCCGTGAGCTCTACGACTTCACGCTGTGCGCCCCGGAGCCCCGCACGCTGATGAGGGACGGGCTCTTCACACTCAGCGGGGTCGCCGGACTGGAGGCGGCCGACACCGCGGACACGCTGATCGTGCCCAACCGGCCGGACACCCACGTGCCGCGCCGCCCGGCGGTGCTGGACGCCGTACGGCGGGCGCACGCACGAGGTGCGCGGCTGGTGGGCTTCTGCAGCGGCGCCTTCACCCTTGCCGAGGCGGGCGTGCTCGACGGGCGCCGAGCCACCGCGCACTGGCGGTGGGCGGACTCCTTCCGGGCGCGTTTCCCCGCTGTGCGGCTCGAACCGGACGTGCTGTTCGTGGACGACGGCGACATCCTCACCGCGGCGGGCAGTGCCGCCGCCCTCGACCTCGGGCTGCACCTGGTCCGCCGCGACCACGGCGCGGAGGCCGCCGCGGCCGTGAGCCGCCGCCTGGTCTTCGCCGTCCACCGCGACGGCGGCCAGCGCCAGTTCATCGAGCAACCGCTGCCCGCCGCCCGCGACACCTCCCTCGGCCCGCTGCTCGACTGGGCCAGAGAACGGCTCGGTACGCCGCTGACCGTGACCGGCATGGCCGCGCAGGCCGCGGTCAGCCCGGCCACGCTGCACCGCCGCTTCCGCGCACAGCTGGGCACCACACCGCTGGCCTGGCTCACCGCGGAGCGCGTCGTACTGGCCTGCCGCCTGATGGAGCGCGGCGAGCCCGCCATCGAATCGGTGGCGCGTGCGAGCGGCCTCGGTACGGCCGCGAACCTCCGCGCCCAGTTCCGTCGCCGTACGGGGCTCACCCCGAGCGCGTACCGCGAGCGGTTCGGCCCCAGTGCCCCCAGTGCCCCCAGTGCCCCCAGTGAACCCAGCGAAGCCGACGAACGCAGCGCCTCCCGTGCCTGA
- a CDS encoding DUF397 domain-containing protein — translation MDWIYNGMPATDLPAEGWYKPWSGGNGGNCIEAMKLADGRVAVRQSADPEGPALIYTPGEIAAFIRGAKAGQADFLLT, via the coding sequence ATGGACTGGATATACAACGGAATGCCCGCGACCGACCTCCCCGCCGAAGGCTGGTACAAGCCGTGGAGCGGCGGCAACGGCGGCAACTGCATCGAGGCGATGAAGCTGGCCGACGGCAGAGTCGCGGTCCGCCAGTCCGCCGACCCCGAAGGTCCCGCGCTGATCTACACCCCCGGCGAGATCGCCGCGTTCATCCGGGGAGCGAAGGCCGGCCAGGCCGACTTCCTGCTCACCTGA
- a CDS encoding ABC transporter substrate-binding protein, with protein MRPASLPRRRPTKAAALALAVTAVAAVAAAGCAPQPGTSDAAPDAKASCAPGKLATEVPGKLTIGTDKPAYAPWFQDDDPANGKGFESAVAHAVAKKLGYGKDQVVWQTVPFNTAFAPGEKKFDFDLNQISISERRKKAVAFSSGYYDVRQAVIALKSSKAAKVTSLAGLKDVKLGAQVGSTSLDVVNDVIRPKQQAAVFQKNDFAKTALKNGQVAAIVLDLPTAFYITSAEVPEAKIVGQLENTGGAAEQFGLVLDKDSRLTSCVTGAVDALRADGTLAALEKRWLSDAADAPVLK; from the coding sequence ATGCGCCCTGCCAGCCTGCCCCGCCGCCGCCCGACCAAGGCCGCCGCCCTCGCACTCGCCGTCACGGCCGTCGCCGCCGTTGCCGCCGCGGGCTGCGCCCCGCAACCCGGGACTTCGGACGCCGCACCCGACGCCAAGGCGAGCTGCGCGCCTGGCAAACTGGCCACCGAAGTCCCCGGCAAGCTGACCATCGGGACCGACAAGCCCGCGTACGCACCGTGGTTCCAGGACGACGACCCGGCCAACGGCAAGGGCTTCGAGTCGGCCGTCGCGCACGCCGTCGCGAAGAAACTCGGCTACGGCAAGGACCAAGTGGTCTGGCAGACCGTGCCGTTCAACACCGCCTTCGCGCCCGGCGAGAAGAAGTTCGACTTCGACCTCAACCAGATCTCCATCAGCGAACGGCGCAAGAAGGCCGTTGCCTTCTCCTCCGGCTATTACGACGTCCGGCAGGCCGTCATCGCTCTGAAGTCCTCCAAGGCGGCGAAGGTCACAAGCCTCGCAGGCCTGAAGGACGTCAAGCTGGGCGCCCAGGTCGGCTCCACCAGCCTCGATGTCGTCAACGACGTCATCAGGCCGAAGCAGCAGGCCGCCGTCTTCCAGAAGAACGACTTCGCCAAGACCGCCCTGAAGAACGGCCAGGTCGCAGCGATCGTCCTCGACCTCCCCACGGCCTTCTACATCACCTCGGCCGAGGTCCCCGAGGCAAAGATCGTCGGCCAGCTGGAGAACACAGGTGGCGCCGCCGAACAGTTCGGCCTCGTACTCGACAAGGACAGCAGGCTCACGTCCTGCGTGACCGGCGCCGTCGACGCCCTGCGCGCGGACGGCACACTCGCGGCGCTGGAGAAGCGCTGGCTGTCCGATGCGGCGGACGCCCCGGTGCTCAAGTGA
- a CDS encoding helix-turn-helix domain-containing protein, which translates to MSEPRSAPTVGQVVLGKRLQDLRERSGLSREEAAKVLRVAPATIRRMETAEVALKIPYVQLLLKAYGNSEEDTEAFVELAEEANKPGWWQRFHGILPDWFSMYVSLEGSASLIRAYEPQFVPGLLQTESYARAIMRSGAVGQSRPGDIDRHVALRMERQSLLTRSDAPKLWVVMDETVLRRPVGSPDVLGEQLDRLIEAAEMPNVTLQIAEFATGHHAGTYGPFVLFRFAVPELPDMVYSEYLTGAVYLDARPEVAAHLEVMDRMAAQAATAQRTKEILKDLRKEL; encoded by the coding sequence GTGAGTGAACCGAGGTCCGCCCCGACGGTGGGTCAGGTCGTGCTCGGCAAGCGCCTGCAGGACCTGCGCGAGCGGTCCGGGCTGAGCCGCGAGGAGGCCGCCAAGGTCCTGCGCGTCGCCCCGGCGACGATCCGCCGGATGGAGACCGCGGAGGTCGCGCTCAAAATCCCTTACGTACAGCTGCTCCTCAAGGCGTACGGGAACTCCGAGGAAGACACCGAAGCCTTCGTCGAGCTGGCCGAGGAGGCCAACAAGCCCGGCTGGTGGCAGCGGTTCCACGGGATCCTTCCCGACTGGTTCAGCATGTACGTCAGCCTGGAGGGCTCGGCGTCGCTCATCAGGGCGTACGAACCGCAATTCGTCCCGGGGCTGCTCCAGACCGAGAGCTACGCCCGCGCGATCATGCGCAGCGGGGCGGTCGGCCAGAGCAGACCCGGGGACATCGACCGGCACGTGGCTCTGCGCATGGAGCGCCAGAGCCTCCTCACAAGATCCGACGCCCCGAAGCTGTGGGTCGTGATGGACGAAACGGTCCTGCGTCGTCCCGTCGGCAGTCCGGACGTACTGGGGGAGCAGCTCGACCGGCTGATCGAGGCCGCCGAGATGCCCAACGTGACGCTGCAGATCGCGGAGTTCGCGACGGGACACCACGCGGGCACCTATGGCCCCTTCGTCCTCTTCCGCTTCGCCGTACCGGAGCTCCCGGACATGGTCTACAGCGAGTACCTGACCGGCGCCGTCTATCTCGACGCGCGGCCCGAGGTGGCGGCCCACCTGGAAGTCATGGACCGCATGGCGGCTCAGGCCGCAACTGCACAACGCACAAAGGAGATCCTGAAAGATCTCCGCAAGGAGCTGTGA
- a CDS encoding cupin domain-containing protein, whose translation MTTYELSKQNEPTSLAHALDSFDALWSPRIVTRVNDYDVRVAKVAGEHVWHVHEDTDEFFQVLDGELTIALRADGREDGAERSVVLPTGSVYVVPRGTWHKPSSADGASLLLFEPSGTSTVGDRHDPVPAHVDATTGHAL comes from the coding sequence ATGACGACGTACGAACTGAGCAAGCAGAACGAACCGACCTCACTCGCCCACGCTTTGGATTCCTTCGACGCACTGTGGAGCCCGCGCATCGTGACGCGCGTCAACGACTACGACGTACGCGTCGCCAAGGTCGCGGGCGAGCACGTCTGGCACGTCCACGAGGACACCGACGAGTTCTTCCAGGTCCTGGACGGCGAACTGACCATCGCCCTGCGGGCGGACGGGCGGGAGGACGGCGCCGAGCGGTCCGTCGTCCTCCCCACCGGTTCGGTGTACGTCGTCCCGCGCGGCACCTGGCACAAGCCGTCCTCGGCGGACGGCGCCTCGCTGCTGCTGTTCGAGCCGTCGGGCACCTCCACCGTGGGCGACCGCCACGACCCCGTACCGGCGCACGTGGACGCCACGACGGGGCACGCGCTCTGA
- a CDS encoding SAM-dependent methyltransferase yields the protein MTGQDRTPVEIDTSKPHPARMYDWFLGGKDNYPVDEEMARQLLTIDSRGRDMARVNRAFMHRATRWLAENGVRQFLDIGTGIPTEPNLHQIAQQTAPDARIVYCDNDPIVLAHAEALLRSTPQGATEYIQADAREPDAILEQAGKVLDFGRPVALSLVALLHFVGDEDGAHALVSRLMDRLPSGSYLVLSHVTGDFDPEGAAKASALYKARGLTLRPRSREEFAEFFKGFELVDPGVSLTAEWHPELGEAVPVAGDDPIPAYTGVARKV from the coding sequence ATGACCGGGCAAGACCGCACCCCCGTCGAGATCGACACCAGCAAGCCGCACCCGGCGCGCATGTACGACTGGTTCTTGGGAGGCAAGGACAACTACCCGGTCGACGAGGAGATGGCCCGCCAGCTCCTCACCATCGACTCCCGGGGGCGGGACATGGCGCGCGTCAACCGCGCGTTCATGCATCGCGCCACGCGCTGGCTCGCCGAGAACGGCGTACGTCAGTTCCTCGACATCGGCACGGGCATACCGACCGAGCCCAACCTCCACCAGATCGCCCAGCAGACCGCGCCCGACGCGCGCATTGTCTACTGCGACAACGACCCGATCGTGCTGGCCCACGCCGAGGCGCTGCTGCGCTCGACGCCGCAGGGCGCCACGGAGTACATCCAGGCCGACGCGCGTGAGCCCGACGCCATCCTCGAACAGGCGGGCAAGGTACTCGACTTCGGCCGACCGGTCGCACTGTCCCTTGTCGCGCTGCTGCACTTCGTGGGCGACGAGGACGGCGCTCACGCACTGGTGAGCCGCCTCATGGACCGGCTGCCGTCGGGCAGCTACCTGGTGCTGTCGCACGTCACCGGGGACTTCGACCCCGAGGGCGCGGCGAAGGCGTCCGCGCTGTACAAGGCGCGGGGCCTGACGCTGCGACCGCGCTCACGCGAGGAGTTCGCCGAGTTCTTCAAGGGCTTCGAGCTCGTCGACCCCGGTGTCTCGCTGACGGCGGAGTGGCACCCGGAGCTGGGCGAAGCGGTACCGGTGGCGGGCGACGACCCGATCCCGGCGTACACGGGAGTTGCTCGCAAGGTTTGA